A genomic stretch from Pomacea canaliculata isolate SZHN2017 linkage group LG2, ASM307304v1, whole genome shotgun sequence includes:
- the LOC112556167 gene encoding contactin-like, which yields MRSQPSLFICLLVLTAWDTVVLAQFVYECPLDWPAFEHTCYHFVSYPLRPFDEASQSCRSDGARLVSINSPQEHQFIVNYLAKHHSSGQDRWYTSGVDTAGQRKWLGDDQPMSNDAVYWNNLDDAAPLQQNTERHLVYEYSESRRTFGWAWTARTKVLAFICEISQKEIYRVYQKNRDFSYGSELQNPNDWITGPKILFQSKSVVFAARVDSISIECSASGNPAPHYQWFKNFGKSDQVSITGQTNTRYTVTNGRLTVDIPNERQDSGEYTCVAENTAGKVFSGPIQVAGGYVGEFSNDKPGTRTALKYQGAVLDCKPPSFNPALVYQWMKANRFLRPEMNPHTFLSENGKLYFSEVQEADAADYHCIVTLVALPGQQLATAQPLTRNSLGIRLQVAGESSNTFGPEIHNDFPAVFPQNPLAGQDLRLECLAYGRLPLNYVWSRVDGDLPMDRVTFESLNRIMLIRDLRLEDSGEYTCTVRGPSNVDSRNITVNVEASPYFLFQLRDQHLDVGSQLTWVCDAVAIPTATYTWYKDGQMLTTNTDKDITVTGNVLTIGSADASKHNGMYECLAHNMFGTNTSAAQVRVLAFKPSFDKMPVASTLSASVGGNITIHCRPEAAPPPVITWTHNGASVAGSGHAQQMQNGDLVLTSLSIGDSGTYTCTAENSLGSASSSGQLTVLSTTTLSYAPQAQEVFQNETAHVSCQASYSVNRTDLAYVWYFNDKLLDFDIDPSYKIGDARGINGLYIVGAQFKHEGWYECRATTVFDSIGGKAYLTVKGPPEEPGGLHVHQMLNRQVELWWQPGRTRGDVVTQYLIEYRSDISPTWRTLEAGISASATMINEYPQWRSYTTGDTLSPGCSYQFRVSAASQNFGYGHPSLPSDYVKLPDAAPIYATDLVTGGAGSVGMLNIRWKPLPPEQHGGSGLYYKVYWRLHDQPTEKWRNSTQKVYGDNVDRDGMLAFHQLVGTEMYYTPYDVMVQAINNVGPGPNSSVEVVYSAEDLPQTTPQKVKNSAINATAMMVTWELPNRTREDLRGKILGFQVNYWDMNEERTNSWYYRTYGEEMRAVVIGLKGNGDYWVDVQVFNTAGLSRPSGRTYMPPNYDPPHAYPDFVTVSSDGPESVRVSWRGVSTTIVESPVKGYKIWWWPSTDNIRTAKELKLRKVFSGVLHGVEKDTLYKLRVLAWGIGGDGAKSVPTYFTLGGQIQMDPLTSEVLASCGLTKPCLIILLLCHFAILLSRTMYS from the exons ATGAGGTCTCAGCCTTCTCTTTTTATCTGTCTTCTCGTCTTAACAGCATGGGACACAGTGGTTCTTGCCCAATTCGTTTATG AGTGCCCTCTGGACTGGCCTGCTTTTGAACACACCTGCTATCACTTCGTGTCCTACCCTCTTCGACCATTTGACGAAGCCTCCCAGTCATGCCGG TCTGACGGCGCCAGGTTGGTTAGTATCAACAGCCCCCAAGAGCATCAGTTTATTGTCAACTATCTCGCCAAACATCATAGCTCAGG ACAAGACCGGTGGTACACAAGTGGGGTGGACACCGCAGGGCAGAGAAAGTGGTTGGGAGATGACCAGCCGATGAGCAACGATGCTGTTTACTGGAACAACCTTGATGACGCCGCTCCCTTGCAGCAGAATACGGAGCGCCACCTGGTGTACGAATACTCAG AGAGTCGGAGAACTTTCGGGTGGGCGTGGACAGCGAGAACTAAGGTCCTGGCATTCATCTGTGAAATAAGCCAGAAGGAAATATACCGTGTTTATCAGAAAAACAGAGACTTTT CTTATGGGAGCGAACTCCAAAATCCTAACGACTGGATAACAGGACCCAAGATACTATTCCAGTCCAAAAGCGTTGTGTTTGCCGCAAGAGTGGACTCCATTAGCATTGAATGTTCGGCAAGCGGCAACCCGGCCCCACACTACCAG TGGTTTAAAAACTTTGGGAAAAGTGATCAAGTATCGATAACTGGGCAGACGAACACTCGTTATACAGTGACAAACGGTCGTCTGACTGTGGACATCCCCAACGAGAGACAAGACTCTGGAGAATACACCTGTGTGGCCGAGAACACCGCCGGCAAGGTCTTCAGTGGCCCCATACAGGTAGCCGGAGGAT ATGTTGGAGAGTTCTCCAACGATAAGCCAGGTACGCGCACTGCTCTTAAATACCAAGGAGCAGTCCTGGACTGCAAGCCACCCAGTTTTAATCCTG CTCTGGTTTACCAGTGGATGAAGGCCAACCGGTTCCTTCGCCCTGAGATGAACCCGCACACGTTTCTATCGGAGAACGGGAAGCTGTACTTCTCCGAGGTGCAAGAAGCAGATGCTGCGGACTACCACTGCATCGTGACGCTGGTGGCTCTACCCGGCCAGCAGCTGGCCACCGCCCAACCTTTGACCCGCAACAGCCTCGGCATCCGCCTGCAGGTTGCTGGAGAAA GCTCTAACACCTTTGGACCGGAAATCCACAACGATTTTCCTGCTGTCTTTCCTCAAAACCCACTCGCAGGACAAGATTTGAGACTGGAATGCTTAGCTTATGGGCG CTTGCCACTGAATTATGTGTGGTCACGGGTGGATGGAGACCTGCCCATGGACCGTGTCACATTTGAAAGTCTCAACCGGATCATGCTCATACGGGACCTGCGGCTGGAGGATAGCGGGGAGTACACGTGCACCGTCAGAGGACCCAGTAACGTGGACTCGCGCAACATCACCGTCAACGTggaag CTTCCCCTTACTTCCTGTTCCAACTGAGAGATCAGCATCTTGATGTTGGAAGTCAGCTGACCTGGGTGTGTGATGCAGTAGCTATCCCGACAGCCACTTATACCTGGTACAAAGATGGACAGATGCTGACcaccaacacagacaaagatataacG GTGACGGGCAACGTTCTGACGATCGGCAGTGCAGACGCCAGTAAACACAACGGCATGTATGAGTGTTTGGCACACAACATGTTTGGCACAAACACCAGCGCTGCCCAAGTCAGAGTTCTAG CATTCAAACCATCTTTTGACAAAATGCCGGTTGCCAGCACCTTATCCGCGTCTGTGGGAGGAAACATCACCATCCACTGTCGGCCGGAGGCTGCCCCTCCGCCTGTCATCACGTGGACGCACAACGGGGCTTCGGTGGCAGGGAGTGGACACGCACAG CAAATGCAGAATGGAGATTTAGTTCTGACCAGCCTGTCGATAGGAGACTCCGGCACCTACACTTGTACAGCTGAAAATTCCTTGGGATCAGCTTCATCTTCTGGCCAGCTTACAGTATTAA GCACCACAACTCTCAGCTACGCCCCACAAGCACAGGAAGTGTTCCAGAACGAGACTGCGCATGTCAGCTGCCAGGCTTCCTACTCCGTCAACAGGACAGACCTCGCGTACGTCTGGTATTTCAACGACAAGCTTCTCGACTTTGACATCGACCCCTCGTACAAAATA GGCGACGCTAGAGGAATCAACGGCCTGTATATAGTGGGCGCCCAGTTTAAACACGAGGGTTGGTACGAGTGTCGCGCTACGACAGTCTTTGACAGCATCGGCGGCAAAGCCTACCTCACCGTCAAAG GGCCACCAGAGGAGCCGGGGGGCCTGCACGTGCACCAGATGCTGAACAGACAGGTAGAACTGTGGTGGCAGCCAGGTAGGACTCGTGGCGACGTCGTCACGCAGTACCTCATCGAGTACAGGAGCGACATCAGTCCTACCTGGCGAACTCTCGAGGCGG GAATCAGCGCCTCCGCAACCATGATCAACGAATACCCACAGTGGCGGAGTTACACCACTGGGGACACGCTCTCCCCCGGATGCTCTTATCAGTTCCGAGTGTCGGCTGCCAGTCAGAACTTTGGTTACGGCCACCCGAGTCTACCATCAG ACTATGTCAAACTGCCTGACGCCGCGCCAATCTATGCAACAGACTTAGTTACAGGTGGAGCAGGGTCTGTAGGGATGCTGAACATCCGGTGGAAA CCTCTGCCACCTGAGCAGCATGGAGGCAGTGGGCTGTACTACAAGGTGTACTGGCGTCTACACGACCAACCAACTGAGAAATGGCGCAAT AGCACACAGAAGGTGTACGGCGACAACGTGGACCGCGATGGCATGCTTGCCTTTCATCAGTTGGTGGGCACGGAGATGTACTACACACCATATGATGTCATGGTCCAGGCCATCAACAATGTCGGTCCAGGACCCAACAGTTCTGTTGAAGTCGTATATTCTGCTGAAGACT TGCCACAAACAACACCGCAAAAGGTGAAGAACTCTGCCATAAACGCAACCGCTATGATGGTGACATGGGAGCTACCTAACAGAACAAGGGAAGACCTGAGGGGCAAAATCTTGGGgtttcag GTCAACTACTGGGATATGAATGAAGAGAGAACCAACTCCTGGTATTACCGTACTTACGGCGAGGAGATGAGAGCCGTAGTCATCGGTTTGAAAGGCAACGGCGACTACTGGGTGGACGTGCAAGTCTTCAACACCGCGGGCCTCAGTCGGCCTAGCGGCAGAACGTACATGCCACCCAACTATGACC CGCCTCACGCGTATCCGGACTTCGTGACGGTCAGTTCGGACGGCCCGGAAAGTGTCAGGGTGTCCTGGCGAGGTGTTTCCACTACCATTGTGGAATCACCTGTCAAAGGCTACAAG ATCTGGTGGTGGCCGTCCACAGACAACATCCGAACCGCAAAAGAACTCAAGCTGCGGAAAGTCTTCAGTGGAGTCTTGCACGGTGTCGAGAAGGATACCCTCTACAAGCTCAGGGTCTTGGCCTGGGGAATAGGTGGTGATGGAGCAAAGTCTGTCCCGACATACTTCACCCTTG GTGGGCAGATACAAATGGACCCCTTAACTAGCGAGGTTCTGGCCTCCTGTGGACTGACGAAGCCCTGTCTGATTATTCTTCTGCTGTGTCATTTCGCAATCCTTCTATCCCGCACGATGTACAGCTGA